In Nostoc sphaeroides, the genomic window AAGCGGATTCGGGGGAGTATGTTAAAGAGTGTAAAGTTTCTGAAGTCTCTTAGCACGCCAAAAGCTGACAAGTAAACAAAAAAACTCCCCTTTACTAAAATCCCAAAATTGCTAATTGGGAGAGAAGTCTGAGCGAAGGCTTTTGCCGATTCAGAACTTCGGGATTTATCAACCGCAACCGACTTTTAGGAACTTGAGATTGTATGGCCAACGTTTCCGACTGGTTTGAGGAACGCCTGGAGATTCAGGCACTCGCCGAAGATGTTACTAGTAAGTACGTCCCTCCCCACGTCAACATCTTCTACTGTTTGGGTGGAATTACCCTGGTTTGCTTTCTCATCCAGTTTGCCACTGGATTTGCGATGACCTTCTACTACAGACCAACAGTTACTGAAGCTTTCTCCTCTGTGGAGTACATCATGAATGAAGTCAGCTTCGGTTGGCTAATTCGCTCCATCCATCGCTGGTCTGCCAGCATGATGGTATTGATGATGATTTTGCACACCTTCCGGGTTTATCTGACTGGTGGTTTCAAAAAACCCCGCGAACTGACCTGGATAAGTGGTGTCATCCTGGCTGTGATTACAGTTTCCTTTGGAGTCACCGGCTATTCCCTACCTTGGGATCAAATTGGCTACTGGGCTGTGAAAATCGTTAGCGGCGTACCAGAAGCAATTCCTGTGGTTGGCGTTCTGATTTCCGACCTGCTGCGCGGCGGTTCGAGTGTTGGTCAAGCAACACTCACTCGTTACTACAGCGCACACACCTTTGTACTGCCTTGGTTGATTGCAGTCTTCATGCTGTTTCACTTCTTGATGATCCGCAAACAAGGCATTTCCGGGCCTTTGTAATCTCAGCTATTAGCCCTTGGCAACATTTATCAGTTCCCAGATGAAGTTGTTTGTTTTAAACTTATGAAACACAAGAAATTAATTGTACATAAGTTCCAAAAAACAAACACTTGTATCTGAAAGCTAAAGCTGTAGAGACTCTCCAGGCGGCTGAGTGTAAATAGACAAACGCTGTTTGCCGCCTGCTAGGGTTGCCTAGTACCGCAAGGCGGAAGTCAAAAGTCAGAATGCTTTAATTTTTGGCTTTCTGGCTGTAATGAAATGCTAGGTTTATTTCCGCCGACCTGTACTAGTAGCTGATAGCTTTCACAAATGCTTTAATTTAACTTAAGCAGGAGAGCACATTTCAAAATGTCAACACAAAAAAAACCTGACCTGAGCGATCCTCAGTTAAGAGCCAAACTAGCTAAAGGCATGGGTCACAACTACTACGGTGAACCCGCTTGGCCTAATGACCTACTTTACGTATTTCCAATCGTGATCATGGGTTCCTTCGCTGCGATTGTGGCTCTAGCTGTGCTAGATCCCGCTATGACCGGTGAACCAGCAAATCCTTTCGCCACACCATTGGAAATTTTGCCAGAGTGGTACTTATATCCAGTTTTCCAAATTTTGCGATCGCTTCCTAACAAACTTTTAGGAGTGTTAGCAATGGGTTCGGTACCAGTGGGGCTAATCCTCGTTCCCTTTATTGAGAACGTTAACAAGTTCCAAAACCCCTTCCGTCGTCCAGTAGCAACCACAGTTTTCCTCTTTGGTACCCTTGTCACCTTGTGGCTGGGTATTGGTGCTGCCTTGCCATTGGATAAATCTTTGACCTTGGGACTATTCTAAATTAGTTACCACAAAGTGCTTTGACGCCTGTGAGTTTCAAAAGCAGATGCAGATGTGCTTTTGAAATAAATTTACAGGCGTCAATTTTAACAGTTATCAGTTAAAAATTTTGATAACTGGGTTTAAGCCCGCCACTATATGGGCGAAAACTTCCAACTGAAAATTAATCACTATGCCGCCGATTAGTGCTGGGTGTTAGTGGCGGGTGTAAAACCTACGCCCTCTACACCTGATAACTGTTGACTGTTCACTGATTTAATAATTCAGATTACATCTAGGATCTGAAGTTTTGGATGGAAAAACTATTCCAAAATTTAAAATCACCAAAAGTCATCAAATACAAACATTTTTCACTTACTTAACGTAAGTTGCTAGTTACAATTCTCGAAATGCCAAAATCGTTCATGTTTTGTCTTTTGGGACATAGAATATCTCAATTTAGATTTTTCTATATCAGAGAAATTCTGCGAATAGTGCAAAATTTAATAACTAGTAACTTAGGTTTACTTATATTTAAGTCACAGTTAATGTTTAGCATAGTGCAGCAAGACCATCTGACGGTTAAGAGCGAACTCAGTCTCCTAAACCAGGTGCAAGAATGGTTTGAGCAATTTTGTCTGCAACATTTGTCTCAACTTGGCTGGTCAAAAACCCAACTTGATCGCCTAAATTTAGCATTAGCAGAAGGCTTTACCAACGCTGTTCGTCACGCTCATCATGCTTTACCCCCAGAAACAACCATTGAGATTAACATTTATCTTTGGATTGACCGACTAGAGATTAGAATTTGGGATCATGGAAAACCTTTC contains:
- a CDS encoding ATP-binding protein translates to MFSIVQQDHLTVKSELSLLNQVQEWFEQFCLQHLSQLGWSKTQLDRLNLALAEGFTNAVRHAHHALPPETTIEINIYLWIDRLEIRIWDHGKPFNPDAIAEPEPGTLQVGGYGWFLLRRLADRVVYERGADDRNCLLIVKYSQEAQK
- the petB gene encoding cytochrome b6, with the protein product MANVSDWFEERLEIQALAEDVTSKYVPPHVNIFYCLGGITLVCFLIQFATGFAMTFYYRPTVTEAFSSVEYIMNEVSFGWLIRSIHRWSASMMVLMMILHTFRVYLTGGFKKPRELTWISGVILAVITVSFGVTGYSLPWDQIGYWAVKIVSGVPEAIPVVGVLISDLLRGGSSVGQATLTRYYSAHTFVLPWLIAVFMLFHFLMIRKQGISGPL
- the petD gene encoding cytochrome b6-f complex subunit IV — encoded protein: MSTQKKPDLSDPQLRAKLAKGMGHNYYGEPAWPNDLLYVFPIVIMGSFAAIVALAVLDPAMTGEPANPFATPLEILPEWYLYPVFQILRSLPNKLLGVLAMGSVPVGLILVPFIENVNKFQNPFRRPVATTVFLFGTLVTLWLGIGAALPLDKSLTLGLF